A region from the Andrena cerasifolii isolate SP2316 chromosome 11, iyAndCera1_principal, whole genome shotgun sequence genome encodes:
- the LOC143374888 gene encoding uncharacterized protein LOC143374888, whose translation MGRSRSRSRSRSRSRSRSRSRSRSRSRSRSRSRSRSRSRSRSRSRSRSRSRSRSRSRSRSRSRSRSRSRSRIGADENETNMMEENGGKEKIDKETRQK comes from the exons atggg ccgaagccgaagccgaagccgaagccgaagccgaagccgaagccgaagccgaagccgaagccgaagccgaagccgaagccgaagccgaagccgaagccgaagccgaagccgaagccgaagccgaagccgaagccgaagc cgaagccgaagccgaagccgaagccgaagccgaagccgaagccgaagccgaagccgaagccgaagccgaa TTGGGGCTGACGAAAATGAAACGAACATGATGGAGGAGAATGGAGGAAAAGAAAAGATAGATAAAGAGACGAGGCAGAAGTGA